In one Fundulus heteroclitus isolate FHET01 chromosome 3, MU-UCD_Fhet_4.1, whole genome shotgun sequence genomic region, the following are encoded:
- the LOC105924692 gene encoding lysosomal thioesterase PPT2 — MMAPWTSRVPLAVLLLVLLAARCTDGYKPVVIVHGILDGPKEFETLSTFIKKVHPGTEVHTISLYNNLESLKPLWMQVRDFKKAIKEIMNKSPKGVHLLCFSQGGVICRAVLSTSPNHNVHTFISLSSPLAGQYGDTDYLKKVLPNHAKKMVYIFCYNKMGQKMSMCSYWNDPHHRADYLRGNTFLPLINGEKPHKFMKEWRENFLRIKKMVLIGGPDDGVITPWQSSYYGFYDAREDVVEMRNQEFYKRDTFGLRTLDARGDVSVCVQSGVEHTHWHSNFTVFTNCIEKWLI; from the exons ATGATGGCTCCGTGGACCAGCAGGGTTCCCCTGGcggtgctgctgctggtgctacTGGCTGCACGCTGCACGGATGGATACAAGCCGGTCGTCATCGTTCACGGCATTTTGGACGGACCCAAGGAGTTTGAGACTCTCTCCACGTTCATTAAGAAG GTACATCCAGGCACCGAGGTACATACCATTAGTCTCTACAACAACTTGGAGAGTCTGAAGCCGTTGTGGATGCAGGTCCGAGACTTCAAAAAGGCCATCAAGGAGATCATGAACAAGTCTCCTAAAGGAGTccatctgctgtgtttctcaCAAG gcGGTGTAATCTGTCGAGCAGTTCTCTCCACGTCTCCCAATCACAACGTGCACACATTCATCTCCCTGTCATCTCCGCTGGCTGGACAGTACGGAG ACACAGATTACCTGAAGAAGGTGCTTCCTAACCATGCAAAGAAGATGGTTTATATCTTTTGCTACAACAAAATGGGGCAAAAAATGTCTATGTGCAGCTACTGGAATG ACCCTCACCATAGAGCCGACTACCTAAGGGGCAACACCTTCCTGCCGCTGATAAACGGTGAAAAACCTCACAAGTTCATGAAAG AATGGAGAGAAAACTTCCTGCGCATCAAGAAGATGGTGCTGATTGGAGGTCCAGATGATGGGGTCATCACTCCGTGGCAATCCAG CTACTATGGGTTTTATGATGCCAGGGAAGATGTTGTGGAAATGAGGAACCAGGAG TTTTACAAGCGCGACACGTTTGGTCTGAGGACGCTGGACGCTCGTGGTGACGTGTCGGTGTGCGTTCAGTCCGGCGTGGAGCACACACACTGGCACTCCAACTTCACCGTGTTCACCAACTGCATAGAGAAATGGCTCATATGA